In Azospirillum thermophilum, the genomic stretch ACCGGAAGCGCCGGTCTCGGTGGGGCCGTCGCCCATGAGCAGCCCCCGGCCGGCGGTCAAGACCGTGAAGCGCGGCGGCGCGGCAGGGCCGCAGCGGCGAGGAACCGGGCCACCTGCTCCTCGTCCAGCGGCTTGGGCAGGAAGGCGGCGCCCAGCGCCCGGATGCCGGAAACCACCGACTCCTGGCCGTTGGCGGTGATGATCCCCATCTGCACGTCGGGTTTCCGGGCGCGCAGCTTCTCCGCGACTTCCAGGCCGTTGTCCCCCGGCATGTTGAAGTCGATGATCGCAACATCGACCGTGTTCTCGCCCAACTTGGCGAAAAGCTCATCGCCGTTCGCCGCTTCCATTACCGACCATTCCGGCTGATGCCGTAGAACCAGTGACCGGACATGCATGCGAGACAGTTTGCTGTCATCCACCACTATTACGGTCTTACTCACGATATATGCCTTCCGGAGGTGGCCAGCAGATGATTTCGTGGATTATACAGGGTGGATCGCACCAATCCAGACGCTATTGTCAGATCTTCCCTTCAGACCGGCGTTCCGTTGCCGGTACCGCGAACGGAAAACGCCTTTCCGGTGGTGTGCCGGAAAGGCGTCTCACGGGCCGAAACGATGGAAGACCGGGATTGGTTACCAGGCCGGAACCACCGCGTTCTTGAACTTCTCGCCGATGAAGCGCTTGACCTCGTCGTTCTGGTAGGCCTTCACCAGCTTGGCGACCCACGGCTTGCCCTGGTCGGCCTTGCGGACGACGATGATGTTGGCGTAGGGGCTCTCCGCCGCCTCGCGGGCGATGGCGTCCTTCGCCGGATCCAGGCCGGCCTCGATCGCGTAGTTGGTGTTGATCGCCGCCACCGTCACGTCGTCCAGCGAGCGGGGAAGCTGGGCGGCGTCCAGCTCGACCACCTGCAGCTTCTTCGGATTCTCCACGATGTCGATGGGCGACGCCTTCAGCCCGGCATCCGGACGCAGCTTGATCAGCCCCTTGGACTGCAGCAGCAGCAGGACGCGGCCGCCGTTGGTCGGGTCGTTGGGGATGGCGACCTTGGCGCCCGGCTTCAGCTCGTCAAGGCTCTTCACCGTCTTGGAATAGATGCCGATCGGGAAGACCACCGTCTTGGCGACGCTGACCAGGTCATAGCCGCGGTCCTTCACCTGGTTGTCCAGGTAAGGCTGGTGCTGGAAGGAGTTGGCGTCGAGATCGCCCTGCGACAGCGCCTGGTTCGGGATGACGTAGTCGGAGAACTCGAGGACCTGGAGGTCCAGCCCGTCCTTGGCGGCGATGGGCTTCACCACCTCCAGGATCTGGGCGTGCGGGCCGGGGGTGACGCCGATCTTGATGGTCTCGGCGGACGCCCCGAAGGCCATCGCCAGGGTCGCGGCACCGGCGAGCAGGGTCGCCAGCGAACGGATACGCAGCATCTCCAAATCCTCTTTATCGTTCTTAACGCTTCAGGTTTCGCTTGTTGACCCGCTGGGCGATCCAGTCGCCGGTCGACTGCACGATCTGCACCAGCACGATCAGGACGACCACGACGGCCAGCATCACTTCGGGCAGGAAGCGCTGATAGCCATAGCGGATGCCGAGGTCGCCCAGACCGCCGCCGCCGACCGCGCCGACCATGGCGGAGTAGCCGATCAGGCTGACGGCCGACAGGGTCAGGCCCATGACGATCGCCGGCAGGGCTTCGGGCAGAAGCACCTTGCGCACGATCTGGAAGGGGGTGGCGCCCATCGCCTGCGCCGCCTCGATCAGCCCCCGGTCCACCTCGCGGATCGCGTTCTCCACGATGCGGGCGATGAAGGGGGCCGCCGCCACCGTCAGCGGCACGATCGCCGCCGTGGTGCCGATGGAGGTGCCGGCGATCAGCCGCGTGAAGGGGATGATCGCCACCACCAGGATGATGAAGGGGGTCGAGCGCGTCATGTTGACGATCGCGCCGACGATCCGGTTGAAGACGAGGTTCTGCAGAAGCTCCCCCCGCCCGGTGACCGCCAGCAGCACGCCGATCGGCAGCCCGATCACCGTGCCAAGCGCGCCCGACACCGCCACCATGTGCAGCGTGTCGAGCAGAGCCTTAAACAGCAGCTCGTAGATCTGCGGGGAGAGCATGGCCCAGAACCTCGACGCCCAGATTGTTGACTTTCAGAAGGCTGATGGCGGCCTCGACCGCCTGCGCGTCGCCCAGCGCCTCGACCACCAGCGTGCCGAAGGGGGCGCCCTGGATCTCGTCGATCTGGCCGTGCCAGATGTTCAGGTCCAGGTTCAGCTTGCGGCTGATCGCGCTGATCACCGGGCTCGTCGCCTTCTCGCCGGTGAAGGTGATGCGCAGCACGGGGGTCGATCCCGCCGCGGGGCTTGGCGCCAGACGCGCCTTCAGCGAGTCCGGAATGCCGCGGTTGATCACCGGATCGACGAAGCTGCGGGTGGTCGGATGCTTCGGGTGGGCGAAGATGTCGAAGACCGGCCCCTGTTCGATGATGTGGCCGTTCTCCATCACCGCCACCTTGTGGCAGATCTCCTTGATCACCGCGATCTCGTGGGTGATCAGCACGATGGTCAGGCCGAGCTGCCGGTTGATGTCCCCCAGCAGGTGCAGGATCTGCTCCGTCGTCTCCGGATCGAGGGCCGAGGTGGCCTCGTCCGACAGCAGCACCTTCGGCTTGCTGGCCAGCGCTCGGGCGATGCCGACGCGCTGCTTCTGGCCGCCGGACAGCTCGGCCGGATAGCGGTCGCGCTTGTCCGCCAGCCCGACGAGGCTCAGCAGGGGCTCGACCGTCGCGCGGATCTCCGCCTTCGGCGTGCCGGCCAGTTCCAGCGGGAAGGCGACGTTGTCGAAGACGGTGCGCGAGGACAGCAGGTTGAAGTGCTGGAAGATCATGCCGATGGAGCGGCGCTCCCGCCGCAGATCGGCGGCGGACAGCGTGGTCATGTCGACGCCGTCCACCAGCACCCGGCCGCCGGTCGGCCGTTCCAGCAGGTTGATGGTGCGCAGCAGGGTGGATTTTCCGGCGCCGGAGCGG encodes the following:
- a CDS encoding response regulator transcription factor, whose product is MSKTVIVVDDSKLSRMHVRSLVLRHQPEWSVMEAANGDELFAKLGENTVDVAIIDFNMPGDNGLEVAEKLRARKPDVQMGIITANGQESVVSGIRALGAAFLPKPLDEEQVARFLAAAALPRRRASRS
- a CDS encoding methionine ABC transporter permease, yielding MLSPQIYELLFKALLDTLHMVAVSGALGTVIGLPIGVLLAVTGRGELLQNLVFNRIVGAIVNMTRSTPFIILVVAIIPFTRLIAGTSIGTTAAIVPLTVAAAPFIARIVENAIREVDRGLIEAAQAMGATPFQIVRKVLLPEALPAIVMGLTLSAVSLIGYSAMVGAVGGGGLGDLGIRYGYQRFLPEVMLAVVVVLIVLVQIVQSTGDWIAQRVNKRNLKR
- a CDS encoding MetQ/NlpA family ABC transporter substrate-binding protein, producing MLRIRSLATLLAGAATLAMAFGASAETIKIGVTPGPHAQILEVVKPIAAKDGLDLQVLEFSDYVIPNQALSQGDLDANSFQHQPYLDNQVKDRGYDLVSVAKTVVFPIGIYSKTVKSLDELKPGAKVAIPNDPTNGGRVLLLLQSKGLIKLRPDAGLKASPIDIVENPKKLQVVELDAAQLPRSLDDVTVAAINTNYAIEAGLDPAKDAIAREAAESPYANIIVVRKADQGKPWVAKLVKAYQNDEVKRFIGEKFKNAVVPAW